From the Tachyglossus aculeatus isolate mTacAcu1 chromosome 21, mTacAcu1.pri, whole genome shotgun sequence genome, one window contains:
- the LOC119942171 gene encoding vomeronasal type-1 receptor 4-like — MNIGELSLAILLTVQAVLGASGNIVHLIFSIRSSLRPIDQIFAHLGLANTMVLLRKGIPETMEAWKMKHRDTVGYKILLYCYCVARGLSICTTCLLSMFQAVTLSPRTPRWAPIKDRAPRSAGLSCLLFWILSLLLDVTVLKYVIGPQNQTRIRSLFHLKFCLSASVSADVNLVNSVIFTLHDLLFIGLMSGSSVYMMLLLHRSNSVTLNVLLNTQYESPLVLNIHPVLSLVSSAVSLLLIINSNRRPFLRRLYEERESPAFCISLVSSGSRTPK, encoded by the exons ATGAACATAGGTGAGTTATCCCTCGCCATCCTGCTGACGGTGCAGGCAGTCCTAGGGGCTTCTGGGAACATCGTCCACCTGATATTTTCCATCCGCTCCAGCCTGAGGCCCATTGACCAGATATTCGCTCACCTGGGCCTGGCAAACACGATGGTGCTGCTCAGAAAGGGAATCCCAGAGACCATGGAGGCTTGGAAGATGAAACACCGGGACACCGTTGGCTACAAAATTCTCCTTTACTGCTACTGCGTGGCCCGGGGCCTTTCCATCTGCACCACGTGCCTCCTGAGTATGTTCCAGGCTGTCACCCTCAGCCCTCGGACCCCCCGGTGGGCCCCAATCAAAGACAGAGCCCCCAGATCGGCCGGTCTCTCATGCCTCCTCTTCTGGATCCTCAGTTTGCTCCTTGACGTTACCGTGCTGAAATACGTGATCGGCCCTCAGAACCAGACCAGGATTCGGAGTCTATTTCATTTAAAATTCTGTTTGTCAGCCAGTGTCAGCGCGGACGTCAACCTGGTGAATTCCGTCATTTTCACCCTCCACGATCTTCTCTTCATAGGGCTCATGAGCGGGTCCAGCGTCTACATGATGTTGTTACTGCACAG AAGCAATTCGGTCACCTTGAACGTGTTATTGAACACTCAGTACGAGTCTCCCCTCGTACTGAACATCCACCCAGTTCTGTCGTTGGTCTCCTCTGCCGTAAGTCTGCTCCTGATTATAAACAGCAACAGAAGACCTTTCCTGCGCAGACTTTATGAGGAAAGAGAAAGCCCGGCTTTCTGCATCAGCCTAGTTTCAAGTGGCAGCAGAACCCCCAAGTAG
- the LOC119942172 gene encoding olfactory receptor 2T27-like, whose product MGSWTPAPQTDFILVGLINNNGGLPTILSTLISITFVVALTGNSTMIVLMHKNTQLQTPMYFLLNHLSLMDAIYICTTVPKMMVDQLTGQKAISCWGCMAQIFLYVTLLGAEYFLLEFMAYDQYVAIIHHLCYPVLMSQRRCVQMAAGSWLFGARDGFLVTPIGTSFPDCGSRVIDSFFCEVPALLKLSCIDTSVYESVIYICFILMLLVPFALIAFSYGQIVAVVLGTCSAHARKKAMATCSSHLIVVGLFYGAAIFTYMRPNSYHTPGQDRELSVFYAILTPVLNPVIYGLRYEVGAGAFWKVLGRCTYIQRM is encoded by the coding sequence ATGGGGAGCTGGACTCCAGCCCCCCAGACAGATTTCATACTGGTGGGACTCATCAACAACAATGGTGGActccccaccatcctctccaCCCTGATAAGCATCACCTTTGTCGTGGCCCTGACTGGAAATTCGACCATGATAGTCCTCATGCACAAGAACACCCAACTCCAAACCCCTATGTATTTCCTgctcaatcacctctccctcaTGGATGCCATATACATCTGCACAACTGTGCCCAAGATGATGGTGGACCAGTTGACCGGGCAGAAGGCCATTTCCTGCTGGGGGTGTATGGCTCAGATCTTCCTGTATGTGACCCTGCTGGGAGCCGAATACTTCCTCCTGGAGTTCATGGCCTACGACCAATACGTGGCCATCATCCACCATCTATGCTACCCGGTCCTCATGAGCCAGAGGAGGTGTGTCCAGATGGCGGCGGGGTCCTGGCTCTTCGGAGCCAGAGATGGCTTCCTGGTCACCCCCATAGGCACGAGCTTCCCCGACTGTGGTTCAAGAGTCATCGACAGCTTCTTCTGCGAAGTCCCTGCCCTGCTGAAGCTCTCCTGCATTGACACTTCAGTCTACGAGTCGGTGATATATATCTGCTTCATCTTGATGCTCTTGGTTCCCTTCGCTCTCATCGCCTTCTCCTATGGCCAGATCGTGGCCGTCGTGCTGGGCACGTGCTCGGCTCATGCCCGGAAGAAGGCCATGGccacctgctcttcccacctgATCGTGGTCGGCCTCTTTTACGGGGCGGCCATATTCACTTACATGCGCCCCAATTCCTACCACACTCCCGGGCAGGATAGGGAACTGTCTGTCTTCTACGCCATCCTCACTCCTGTGCTAAACCCTGTGATCTATGGCCTCCGCTATGAAGTAGGGGCAGGGGCTTTTTGGAAGGTGCTAGGGAGATGTACTTATATACAGAGAATGTGA
- the LOC119942173 gene encoding olfactory receptor 2T27-like: protein MGNWTPASQTDFILVGLLNNNGGLPTIFFTLISITFVVALTGNSAMIALIHIDPQLHTPMYFLISHLSFMDAMYICTTVPKMMVDQLTGQKTISFWGCMTQIFLYVTLLGAECLLLGLMAYDRYVAIIHPLRYPILMSQRRCIQMAAVSWLFGATDGFLVTPIAMSFPYCGSRVIDSFFCQVPALLKLSCIDTSVYESVMYVCCIVMLLVPFALIAFSYGQIAAIVLGMRSAHARKKAMATCSSHLIVVGLFYGAAIFTYMLPNSYHTPGQDRVVSIFYTILTPVLNPVIYGLRNKQVSGALWKVLGRCTSIQRM, encoded by the coding sequence ATGGGGAACTGGACTCCAGCCTCCCAGACAGATTTCATACTGGTGGGACTCCTCAACAACAATGGTGGACTCCCCACCATCTTCTTCACCCTGATAAGCATCACCTTCGTCGTGGCCCTGACTGGAAATTCCGCCATGATAGCCCTCATCCACATCGACCCTCagctccacacccctatgtatttCCTGATCAGTCACCTCTCCTTCATGGACGCCATGTACATCTGCACAACTGTGCCCAAGATGATGGTGGACCAGTTGACCGGGCAGAAGACCATTTCCTTCTGGGGGTGTATGACTCAGATCTTCCTGTACGTGACCCTGCTGGGAGCCGAATGCCTCCTCCTGGGGCTCATGGCCTACGACCGATACGTGGCCATCATCCACCCTCTACGCTACCCGATCCTCATGAGCCAGAGGCGGTGTATCCAGATGGCGGCGGTGTCGTGGCTCTTCGGAGCCACAGATGGCTTCCTGGTCACCCCCATAGCCATGAGCTTCCCCTACTGTGGTTCAAGAGTCATCGACAGCTTCTTCTGCCAAGTCCCTGCCTTGCTGAAGCTCTCCTGCATCGACACATCGGTCTACGAGTCGGTGATGTATGTCTGCTGCATCGTGATGCTCTTGGTTCCCTTCGCTCTCATCGCCTTCTCCTACGGCCAGATCGCGGCCATCGTGCTGGGCATGCGCTCGGCTCATGCCCGGAAGAAGGCCATGGccacctgctcttcccacctgATCGTGGTCGGCCTTTTCTACGGGGCAGCCATCTTCACTTACATGCTCCCCAATTCCTACCACACTCCCGGGCAGGATAGGGTTGTGTCCATATTCTACACCATCCTCACTCCTGTGCTAAACCCTGTGATCTACGGCCTCCGCAATAAACAAGTTTCAGGGGCTCTATGGAAGGTTCTGGGGAGATGCACTTCTATACAGAGAATGTGA